In Streptomyces sp. SN-593, a single genomic region encodes these proteins:
- a CDS encoding helix-turn-helix transcriptional regulator → MAARRQRFAERRKARGYTQERFADALEVDRTTVQRWERGEGGPHPHLRPKVALLLGLAPGELEEVLSSGPTVSVAAVPRASRGIEAHDDESDAWELARRVQASDVGSETLDRLESAFDVLAAAYPKSPPQDILQRVRRNSSYVLHLLDAKKTLAEHRRLLAIGGWLSLLGATVHIDLKQEDAATARLQTAVALARQAEHPEIEAWCYETEAWRVLTDGDYVRAVELSRISQEIAPAGSSVLIQSTAQEGRARARLGQARETYSAIERVQNMSSAFAPPELPEHHYQYDPGKSLSYTATTLAWLGDPAAEPFAREVISRLDPGRDVAKWPRRVASASIDLALVLVAGNRLDEACDAAQKAILSGRLVPSNHWRAREVVDSVEAGQLPEAVDLREAFEALSALDA, encoded by the coding sequence ATGGCAGCCAGGCGGCAGCGCTTCGCGGAGCGACGGAAGGCGCGCGGGTACACCCAGGAGCGGTTTGCCGACGCACTCGAAGTGGACCGGACCACTGTGCAACGCTGGGAGCGGGGAGAAGGCGGCCCGCATCCGCATCTGCGTCCCAAGGTGGCGCTGCTTCTGGGGCTTGCTCCCGGAGAACTGGAGGAGGTCCTGTCCTCCGGTCCAACCGTGTCCGTAGCGGCGGTCCCTCGGGCTTCTCGTGGAATCGAGGCCCACGACGATGAATCGGACGCATGGGAGTTGGCGCGTCGTGTGCAGGCGAGCGACGTAGGAAGCGAGACCCTTGATCGTCTTGAGTCTGCTTTCGACGTCCTTGCCGCGGCGTATCCGAAGTCCCCGCCGCAGGATATTCTGCAGCGCGTGAGGCGGAATTCCTCCTATGTGCTGCACCTGCTGGACGCGAAGAAAACCCTGGCAGAGCATCGGCGGTTGCTGGCCATCGGCGGGTGGCTGTCTCTGCTGGGTGCGACGGTTCACATCGACCTGAAGCAGGAAGATGCCGCAACGGCGCGCCTGCAAACGGCTGTGGCACTGGCTCGCCAGGCGGAACACCCGGAAATAGAGGCGTGGTGCTACGAAACGGAAGCCTGGCGTGTGCTGACGGACGGCGACTATGTCCGCGCTGTCGAGCTTTCTCGGATTTCGCAGGAAATCGCTCCGGCCGGAAGTTCGGTGCTGATCCAGTCAACCGCCCAAGAAGGGCGGGCGCGTGCGCGGCTGGGGCAGGCAAGAGAAACGTACTCGGCAATTGAGCGCGTCCAGAATATGTCATCCGCGTTCGCGCCGCCGGAACTTCCCGAGCATCACTACCAGTACGACCCCGGAAAGTCGCTCTCGTACACGGCGACCACATTGGCTTGGCTCGGTGATCCGGCGGCCGAGCCCTTCGCCCGAGAAGTGATTTCCCGGCTGGACCCTGGTCGTGATGTGGCGAAATGGCCGCGACGGGTGGCGTCGGCGAGTATCGATCTGGCTCTGGTTCTGGTGGCGGGGAACCGGCTTGATGAAGCGTGCGACGCGGCACAGAAGGCCATTCTGTCTGGTCGACTGGTGCCGTCCAACCACTGGCGAGCGCGGGAAGTCGTGGATTCCGTCGAGGCCGGGCAACTGCCGGAAGCGGTCGATCTGCGCGAGGCGTTCGAAGCTCTCAGCGCCCTTGACGCGTGA
- a CDS encoding TIGR03086 family metal-binding protein, producing the protein MASSVPELYGRIAGRFGELIHDCPQDRWEDPSPCPGWTARDVAAHVVSNHRRAVAGLDGSDYSAPGRGEDLARAWGAASGEVGAALRDPGKARALLGEEFGSLPFEEFVRRMACADTLIHGWDLARATGQDEALDPEAVAVATGILLPEDEDIRMPRAFGAKVPSARGADAQTRLLNFLGREV; encoded by the coding sequence GTGGCTTCTTCGGTGCCGGAGCTCTACGGGCGGATCGCGGGCCGCTTCGGGGAACTGATCCACGACTGCCCGCAGGACCGATGGGAGGATCCGTCCCCCTGCCCCGGATGGACCGCTCGGGACGTCGCCGCCCACGTGGTCTCGAACCACCGGCGGGCGGTCGCCGGGCTGGACGGGTCGGACTACTCCGCGCCGGGGCGGGGCGAGGACCTGGCCCGGGCCTGGGGCGCGGCATCCGGGGAGGTCGGGGCCGCCCTGCGCGACCCGGGGAAGGCCCGTGCCCTCCTGGGGGAGGAGTTCGGCTCTCTCCCGTTCGAGGAGTTCGTGAGGCGGATGGCGTGTGCCGACACCTTGATCCACGGATGGGACCTGGCGCGGGCGACCGGCCAGGACGAGGCGCTGGACCCCGAGGCGGTGGCCGTGGCGACCGGGATCCTGCTGCCGGAGGACGAGGACATCCGGATGCCGAGGGCGTTCGGCGCCAAGGTCCCCTCGGCCCGCGGTGCCGACGCCCAGACGAGGTTGCTGAACTTCCTCGGCCGGGAGGTGTAG
- a CDS encoding TetR/AcrR family transcriptional regulator, translating into MSAAPPARRRDAATTREAILTAAVVEFTEHGYARAGVRQIAERAGVTAMMINRYFGSKQGLFAEVVDRSFGPPTVVGTERSGAARTMARALAERTAPGAERLDPFLLTLRCASDPEAADIVRRGIEGHAGTRLAGLIGGPEADVRAQLGLALAAGTWLLRTVIGTSALAEADDARLAELLAGMLEPVTRETGAAPSPGSGSTPADD; encoded by the coding sequence ATGAGTGCCGCACCCCCCGCCCGACGGCGCGACGCCGCGACGACCCGTGAAGCGATCCTCACCGCCGCCGTCGTCGAGTTCACCGAGCACGGGTACGCCCGCGCCGGTGTCCGGCAGATCGCCGAGCGGGCGGGGGTGACGGCGATGATGATCAACCGCTACTTCGGCTCGAAGCAGGGCCTGTTCGCCGAGGTGGTGGACCGTTCCTTCGGGCCGCCGACCGTCGTCGGCACCGAACGCAGCGGGGCGGCGCGGACGATGGCGCGGGCGCTCGCCGAGCGCACCGCGCCCGGCGCGGAACGCCTCGACCCGTTCCTGCTCACCCTGCGGTGCGCGTCCGACCCCGAGGCCGCGGACATCGTCCGGCGGGGCATCGAAGGGCACGCGGGGACGCGGCTGGCCGGCCTGATCGGCGGTCCCGAGGCGGACGTCCGGGCCCAACTCGGGCTCGCCCTCGCGGCGGGGACCTGGTTGCTGCGCACCGTCATCGGAACCAGCGCCCTGGCCGAGGCCGACGACGCCCGGCTCGCCGAACTGCTGGCCGGCATGCTCGAACCGGTCACCCGGGAGACCGGAGCCGCGCCCTCTCCCGGCTCCGGCTCCACCCCCGCCGACGACTGA
- a CDS encoding GNAT family N-acetyltransferase, with amino-acid sequence MADSEYRVEIDGARVLTPRLLLRPWEDDDAAGALSVYGADEVTRWLAPAMSRTPDADAMRELLGCWRANCEELEAPAGRWAVARRDTGELVGGAALLPLPPYGVDLEVGWQLAPTAWGLGYASEAGHAVAHYAFEAGVDEIFAVVRPRNERGAATARRVGMEWVGETEKYYDLRLQVYRLRKAEFPPAPAPRPAG; translated from the coding sequence GTGGCCGACAGCGAATACCGGGTCGAGATCGACGGTGCGCGCGTGCTCACCCCACGACTGCTCCTGCGGCCGTGGGAGGACGACGACGCGGCGGGTGCCCTCTCGGTCTACGGGGCCGACGAGGTGACCCGCTGGCTGGCCCCGGCCATGAGCCGCACCCCGGACGCCGACGCGATGCGCGAGCTGCTGGGCTGCTGGCGGGCGAACTGCGAGGAGCTGGAGGCGCCGGCCGGCCGCTGGGCCGTCGCCAGGCGCGACACCGGCGAGCTGGTCGGCGGCGCGGCGCTGCTCCCGCTGCCCCCGTACGGCGTGGACCTCGAGGTCGGCTGGCAGCTCGCCCCGACCGCCTGGGGCCTGGGGTACGCCTCGGAGGCCGGGCACGCCGTCGCGCACTACGCCTTCGAGGCGGGTGTGGACGAGATCTTCGCCGTCGTCCGCCCGCGCAACGAGCGCGGCGCCGCCACCGCGCGCCGCGTCGGCATGGAGTGGGTCGGCGAGACCGAGAAGTACTACGACCTGCGGCTCCAGGTGTACCGCCTGCGCAAAGCCGAGTTCCCGCCGGCGCCCGCCCCGCGCCCGGCCGGATAG
- a CDS encoding helix-turn-helix domain-containing protein yields the protein MYAYQVGVLRNRSGMSLVQLGEKTCYEQSFLHRVEKGDRLGHVLVARTLDRVYGTGDLLERLWYLAKHEFHDRELTGGMGPFEAKAANILEYAPGTLPDLLQTAAYTRELLHLAQLGNGQADQQIAALRDRQVRLVGARLRYRALIDEAVLRRGARDAKTWTGQVEHLVDAAQWPGVVVHVVPFDAGPHHVRSPLELAYLHDGGAVACMQGGWRDHLTDDPEDVESLRGTLDALRDLAMTPAASLALLRALLAEQTGDEPPTDGEA from the coding sequence ATGTACGCGTACCAGGTGGGCGTTCTCCGCAACCGGTCGGGGATGAGTTTGGTGCAGCTCGGGGAGAAGACGTGCTACGAGCAGTCGTTCCTTCACCGGGTGGAGAAAGGGGACCGGTTGGGGCACGTGCTGGTGGCGCGCACCCTGGACAGGGTGTACGGGACCGGGGACCTGCTGGAACGGCTGTGGTACCTGGCGAAGCACGAGTTCCACGACCGTGAACTCACCGGGGGGATGGGCCCGTTCGAGGCGAAGGCGGCCAACATCCTGGAGTACGCCCCCGGCACCCTCCCGGATCTGCTCCAGACCGCCGCCTACACGCGGGAACTCCTGCACCTGGCCCAGCTCGGCAACGGGCAGGCGGACCAGCAGATCGCGGCCCTGCGCGACCGACAGGTGCGCTTGGTCGGCGCGCGGCTGCGGTACCGGGCGTTGATCGACGAAGCGGTGCTGCGCCGCGGGGCGCGGGACGCGAAGACGTGGACCGGGCAGGTGGAGCATCTGGTCGACGCGGCGCAGTGGCCGGGGGTCGTGGTGCACGTGGTGCCGTTCGACGCCGGTCCGCACCACGTGCGCTCCCCGCTGGAGCTGGCCTACCTCCACGACGGTGGCGCGGTGGCGTGCATGCAGGGCGGTTGGCGCGACCACCTGACCGACGACCCGGAGGACGTCGAGTCGCTGCGGGGCACACTGGACGCGCTGCGTGACCTCGCGATGACCCCGGCGGCGTCGCTGGCGCTCCTGCGCGCCCTGCTGGCCGAGCAGACCGGGGACGAGCCGCCGACGGACGGGGAAGCGTGA
- a CDS encoding XRE family transcriptional regulator, giving the protein MSDDRPAWARRIAAERAARNWSQLDAVRALRAHAPSELPSDDSMVRQWKRWESGKVPGDFYRPVIAAVFGTVTYALFPESTRRNGRAAAASVGEMETFEIVSRLHRSDVDNATLEALRITTDRLCSEYPYVPSEQLLLEGRQWLRRVVELHAKSLTLAQHREVLALSGWLALLVGCVEYDTGDRRAAETTRRAALSLASEADNAEVSGWGHEMRAWFALTTGDYRGVIAACQAGTEAAGHHGVAVQLAAQEAKAWARIGDRRQTEVALERGRRLLEGMPYPENLDHHFVVDPAKFDFYAMDCYRLVGEDRLARTLAEEVVRAGTDFDGTERSPMRNAEARVTLGVAAAREGDLEQALVHGERALKGERQSVPSLVMTSRELAAVLRGRYSTEPTAQEYLAHLRDLGKEQPGSRVPGE; this is encoded by the coding sequence ATGAGTGACGACAGACCGGCATGGGCCCGGCGCATCGCAGCGGAGCGCGCAGCGCGCAACTGGTCACAGCTCGACGCCGTTCGGGCGCTGCGGGCCCATGCCCCCTCGGAGTTGCCGAGCGATGACAGCATGGTGCGGCAGTGGAAGCGTTGGGAATCCGGGAAGGTGCCGGGAGATTTCTACCGTCCCGTCATCGCGGCCGTTTTCGGAACCGTCACCTACGCCCTTTTCCCGGAGTCGACGCGCAGGAACGGACGCGCCGCAGCCGCCTCGGTCGGTGAAATGGAGACGTTCGAGATCGTCAGCCGGCTCCATCGGTCGGACGTGGACAACGCCACCTTGGAAGCACTGCGGATCACGACGGATCGTCTCTGCTCGGAATACCCGTACGTGCCCAGCGAGCAACTTCTCCTGGAAGGACGGCAATGGTTGCGGCGCGTTGTCGAACTCCATGCGAAGAGCTTGACCCTTGCCCAGCACCGGGAGGTCCTGGCGCTGTCCGGGTGGCTCGCCCTGTTGGTCGGGTGTGTGGAGTACGACACCGGCGACCGACGTGCCGCGGAGACCACCCGGCGGGCGGCGCTCTCGCTGGCCTCGGAGGCGGACAACGCCGAGGTCTCCGGTTGGGGGCACGAGATGCGCGCGTGGTTCGCTCTGACCACCGGTGACTACCGGGGCGTGATCGCCGCATGCCAGGCCGGAACGGAGGCGGCGGGCCACCATGGGGTAGCCGTGCAGCTCGCCGCCCAGGAGGCGAAGGCATGGGCCCGGATAGGGGACCGACGGCAGACCGAGGTGGCACTCGAACGGGGGCGGCGACTTCTCGAAGGGATGCCCTACCCCGAGAACCTTGACCACCACTTCGTGGTGGACCCGGCGAAGTTCGACTTCTACGCCATGGACTGCTACCGGCTGGTAGGAGAGGACAGGCTCGCGCGGACGCTGGCAGAGGAGGTGGTGCGGGCCGGGACGGACTTCGACGGGACGGAGCGGTCGCCGATGCGCAACGCCGAGGCCCGGGTGACCCTCGGTGTCGCCGCGGCACGTGAGGGTGACCTCGAACAGGCACTTGTCCACGGCGAGCGAGCGCTGAAGGGTGAGCGGCAGTCCGTTCCCTCCCTCGTCATGACCAGCCGCGAACTGGCAGCAGTGCTCCGGGGCCGTTACAGCACCGAGCCAACCGCTCAGGAGTACCTGGCGCACCTTCGCGACCTCGGCAAGGAACAGCCGGGCTCCAGGGTCCCGGGGGAGTAA
- a CDS encoding DUF6907 domain-containing protein encodes MATNGVTVSWYLPPWAYEDPSRSEVDPHHLPVALVDVELFRYFEDVVDPLVGPGDGLDGDGFVLAYFCAVTCRPFADREVPDAPVHPVLTVQVGSGDETVCHDPAELAALIARLRTHTDYLDQHVHPAFTAIHDDWEVHHRTVAKPPP; translated from the coding sequence ATGGCGACCAACGGCGTCACGGTGTCCTGGTACCTGCCGCCGTGGGCGTACGAGGACCCCAGCAGGTCCGAGGTGGACCCGCACCACCTCCCCGTCGCCCTGGTCGACGTCGAGCTGTTCCGCTACTTCGAGGACGTCGTCGACCCCCTGGTGGGCCCGGGCGACGGTCTGGACGGCGACGGGTTCGTGCTGGCGTACTTCTGCGCGGTCACGTGCCGCCCCTTCGCCGACCGCGAGGTGCCCGACGCGCCGGTGCACCCGGTCCTGACCGTCCAGGTCGGCAGCGGCGACGAGACGGTGTGCCACGACCCGGCGGAGCTGGCCGCGCTCATCGCCCGCCTGCGGACCCACACCGACTACCTCGACCAGCACGTCCACCCCGCGTTCACCGCGATCCACGACGACTGGGAAGTCCACCACCGCACCGTGGCGAAACCGCCTCCGTGA
- a CDS encoding LysR family transcriptional regulator: MQFQQLAYFVAVAQARHFTRAAQTLHVSQPSLSQQIRTLEKELGAPLFSRARGNIALTDAGEALLPLALRILADADTARHEVLELAQLRSGRVRLGATPSLCTGLLPDVLRAFHDRHPGIRLLLEEGGSHDLVRGLARGALDLALVVLPLPSPSPALTTVELFQEDLVVVSALDAEPPPAPLRVADLRGQPMVMFRHGYDLRDLTLAACRAAGFEPGFTVEGGEMDAVLGFVRAGLGIGVVPSTVAARAGEGLRVTPLAPPGLRRTVALAHRSDVAPPRAARVLQQVILTESVPPRP; encoded by the coding sequence ATGCAGTTCCAGCAACTGGCGTACTTCGTGGCGGTCGCGCAGGCGCGGCACTTCACCCGCGCCGCGCAGACCCTGCACGTCTCGCAGCCCTCGCTGTCGCAGCAGATCAGGACGCTGGAGAAGGAGCTGGGGGCGCCGCTGTTCAGCCGGGCGCGCGGGAACATCGCGCTCACCGACGCCGGGGAGGCGCTGCTGCCGCTGGCGCTGCGCATCCTCGCCGACGCGGACACCGCGCGGCACGAGGTGCTGGAGCTGGCTCAGCTTCGCAGCGGGCGGGTCCGGCTGGGGGCCACGCCGAGCCTGTGCACCGGCCTGCTGCCGGACGTGCTGCGCGCCTTCCACGACCGGCACCCCGGCATCCGGCTGCTGCTGGAGGAGGGCGGTTCCCACGACCTGGTCCGCGGGCTGGCGCGCGGTGCGCTGGACCTCGCGCTGGTGGTGCTGCCGCTGCCCAGCCCGTCGCCCGCGCTCACCACGGTGGAGCTGTTCCAGGAGGACCTGGTCGTCGTCTCGGCGCTGGACGCGGAGCCGCCGCCGGCGCCGCTGCGGGTCGCCGATCTGCGCGGGCAGCCGATGGTGATGTTCCGGCACGGCTACGACCTGCGGGACCTCACGCTCGCGGCCTGCCGCGCCGCCGGGTTCGAGCCGGGCTTCACGGTCGAGGGCGGGGAGATGGACGCGGTGCTGGGGTTCGTGCGGGCCGGGCTCGGGATCGGGGTGGTGCCCTCCACGGTGGCCGCGCGGGCGGGCGAAGGTCTGCGGGTCACGCCGCTGGCGCCCCCGGGGCTTCGGCGGACCGTGGCGCTGGCGCACCGCAGTGACGTGGCGCCGCCGCGGGCCGCGCGGGTGCTCCAGCAGGTCATCCTCACGGAGTCGGTGCCCCCGCGCCCCTGA
- a CDS encoding phosphocholine-specific phospholipase C, with the protein MTELNRRRFLQIAGATAGFSALSGSITRAAAIPAGRRTGTLQDVDHIVVLMQENRSFDHYFGSLRGVRGFGDPRPVTLPSGKSVWHQPDGTGPDAGEVLPYHPDTQDLGMKFIEGLNHEWTGSHAAVNGGRYDQWIAAKSAATMAHLTRADIPFHYALADAFTVCDAYHCSLIGGTDPNRYYMWTGWTGNDGKGGGPVVDNSEAGYSWTTYPERLEAAGVSWKIYQDVGDGLDAAGGWGWIEDAYRGNYGDNSLLYFDQYRNAVPGDPLYDKARTGTDAKAGDGFFDVLRADVRAGRLPQVSWIAAPEAFSEHPNWPANYGAWYISQVLDALTSDPAVWSRTALLITYDENDGYFDHVVPPYAAAPGRGGSTVDTSLELFPGNSTYAPGPYGLGQRVPMIVVSPWSTGGYVCSETFDHTSIVRFIERRFGVREPQISPWRRAVCGDLTSAFDFSLQHDGPARLPGTDGYLPPDSDRHDSYVPVPPARQAVPRQEKGSRPTRPLPYAPRADAAVTASDGRVTLTFGGGTGAGACFHVTSGNRTDGPWTYTTGAGHTIAGHWDTDATAGAYDLTVHGPAGFLRAFSGSAHRAAAEVTARHDARTGQVELTLANSGGSDIRFTVRDAYDGKQRMLVVRAGRRETHRLDLARSGRWYDVTVVSDHDAAFARRFAGHVENGRPGVSDPAIATV; encoded by the coding sequence ATGACCGAACTGAACCGGCGCCGCTTCCTTCAGATCGCGGGGGCCACCGCCGGCTTCTCCGCCCTGTCCGGCAGCATCACCCGGGCCGCCGCCATCCCGGCCGGGCGGCGCACCGGCACCCTCCAGGACGTGGACCACATCGTCGTCCTCATGCAGGAGAACCGCTCCTTCGACCACTACTTCGGCTCGCTGCGCGGAGTGCGCGGCTTCGGCGACCCCCGGCCCGTCACCCTGCCCAGCGGCAAGTCCGTGTGGCACCAGCCCGACGGCACGGGTCCGGACGCCGGCGAGGTGCTGCCGTACCACCCGGACACGCAGGACCTGGGCATGAAGTTCATCGAGGGCCTCAACCACGAGTGGACCGGCAGCCACGCGGCGGTCAACGGCGGGCGCTACGACCAGTGGATCGCGGCCAAGTCCGCGGCCACCATGGCCCATCTGACCCGCGCCGACATCCCGTTCCACTACGCGCTCGCCGACGCGTTCACCGTCTGCGACGCCTACCACTGCTCGCTGATCGGCGGCACCGATCCCAACCGCTACTACATGTGGACGGGTTGGACCGGGAACGACGGCAAGGGCGGCGGCCCGGTCGTGGACAACTCCGAGGCCGGATATAGCTGGACCACCTACCCCGAGCGGCTCGAAGCGGCCGGCGTCTCCTGGAAGATCTACCAGGACGTCGGCGACGGCCTGGACGCGGCCGGCGGCTGGGGCTGGATCGAGGACGCCTACCGCGGCAACTACGGCGACAACTCGCTGCTCTACTTCGACCAGTACCGCAACGCCGTGCCCGGCGACCCGCTCTACGACAAGGCCCGCACCGGCACCGACGCGAAGGCCGGCGACGGCTTCTTCGACGTGCTGCGCGCCGACGTGCGGGCCGGCCGGCTGCCTCAGGTGTCCTGGATCGCCGCGCCCGAGGCGTTCTCCGAGCACCCCAACTGGCCCGCGAACTACGGCGCCTGGTACATCTCGCAGGTCCTGGACGCGCTCACCTCCGACCCCGCGGTGTGGAGCCGGACCGCCCTGCTGATCACCTATGACGAGAACGACGGCTACTTCGACCACGTGGTGCCGCCGTACGCCGCCGCGCCGGGCCGGGGCGGCTCGACCGTCGACACCTCGCTCGAACTCTTCCCGGGCAACTCCACCTACGCGCCCGGCCCGTACGGCCTCGGCCAGCGGGTGCCGATGATCGTGGTCTCGCCGTGGAGCACCGGGGGCTACGTCTGCTCCGAGACGTTCGACCACACCTCGATCGTGCGGTTCATCGAGCGGCGCTTCGGCGTGCGCGAGCCGCAGATCTCGCCGTGGCGGCGCGCGGTCTGCGGCGACCTGACCTCGGCGTTCGACTTCTCGCTCCAGCACGACGGGCCGGCCCGCCTGCCCGGCACCGACGGCTACCTGCCGCCGGACTCCGACCGGCACGACTCCTACGTGCCGGTGCCGCCCGCGCGGCAGGCGGTGCCCCGCCAGGAGAAGGGCTCCCGCCCGACCAGGCCGCTGCCCTACGCGCCGCGCGCCGACGCGGCCGTCACCGCCTCCGACGGGCGCGTCACCCTCACGTTCGGCGGCGGCACCGGCGCGGGCGCCTGCTTCCACGTCACCTCCGGCAACCGCACCGACGGTCCGTGGACGTACACCACCGGCGCCGGGCACACCATCGCCGGGCACTGGGACACCGACGCCACCGCCGGCGCGTACGACCTGACCGTGCACGGACCGGCCGGCTTCCTGCGCGCCTTCAGCGGCTCCGCGCACCGCGCCGCCGCGGAGGTGACCGCCCGCCACGACGCGCGGACCGGGCAGGTGGAACTGACCCTGGCCAACTCCGGCGGCAGCGACATCCGGTTCACGGTGCGCGACGCGTACGACGGGAAGCAGCGGATGCTCGTGGTGCGCGCCGGCCGCCGCGAGACCCACCGGCTCGACCTCGCCCGCTCCGGCCGCTGGTACGACGTGACGGTGGTGTCGGACCACGACGCGGCGTTCGCACGGCGCTTCGCCGGGCACGTGGAGAACGGCCGCCCGGGGGTGAGCGACCCGGCGATCGCGACGGTCTGA
- a CDS encoding helix-turn-helix transcriptional regulator, whose amino-acid sequence MVGAEIHRVDAWRPKVPGITEVLHAHFTHHAYPVHTHTTWDLMLLDDGVVDFALDRTRHGATDASRVVLLPPGVPHDGRTVNATGFRKRVLYLSTDVLPARLAGKAVAGPILGDAALRARVHRLHAALRDRDDALEAQSRLAFVRERLLVHLDAHRVRPPGREGDRLAARLRELLDARLADGLTLGEATSLLHAHPTHLIRSFSRAYGLPPHTYLTGLRIERARRLLLAGERPVEVAAAVGFYDQAHLNRHFKRHLGVTPVAYARRRHSAVPVGRPAPR is encoded by the coding sequence ATGGTCGGCGCCGAAATCCATCGGGTGGACGCGTGGCGCCCGAAGGTCCCGGGCATCACGGAAGTGCTGCACGCCCACTTCACGCACCACGCCTACCCCGTGCACACGCACACCACGTGGGACCTGATGCTGCTGGACGACGGGGTGGTCGACTTCGCGCTGGACCGCACCCGCCACGGCGCGACGGACGCCAGCCGCGTGGTCCTGCTGCCCCCGGGGGTGCCGCACGACGGCCGCACCGTGAACGCGACGGGCTTCCGCAAGCGCGTGCTGTACCTGAGCACGGACGTGCTGCCCGCCCGCCTGGCCGGCAAGGCGGTCGCCGGGCCGATCCTGGGCGACGCGGCGCTGCGCGCGCGGGTGCACCGCCTGCACGCGGCCCTGCGCGACCGCGACGACGCGCTGGAGGCGCAGTCCCGCCTCGCCTTCGTCCGCGAGCGCCTGCTGGTGCACCTCGACGCGCACCGGGTGCGGCCCCCTGGCCGCGAGGGCGACCGCCTCGCCGCGCGGCTGCGCGAGCTGCTGGACGCCCGGCTCGCCGACGGCCTGACCCTCGGCGAGGCCACCTCGCTCCTGCACGCCCACCCCACCCACCTGATCCGCAGCTTCTCCCGCGCCTACGGCCTGCCCCCGCACACCTATCTCACCGGGCTGCGGATCGAGCGCGCCCGCCGACTGCTGCTGGCCGGGGAGCGGCCGGTCGAGGTGGCCGCGGCCGTCGGGTTCTACGACCAGGCCCACCTGAACCGGCACTTCAAGCGCCACCTCGGCGTGACCCCGGTCGCCTACGCCCGCCGCCGCCATAGCGCCGTCCCGGTCGGACGTCCGGCCCCGCGCTGA
- a CDS encoding SDR family NAD(P)-dependent oxidoreductase, producing the protein MNLDLIGKRALVTGSSAGLGEATARMLAAEGAAVVVHGRNRDRAEAVAAAIREAGGTATTALGDLATDEGAAEVARAATAGGPVDILVNNAGFYRHVSWAEATPAEWSDTYNVNVVSGVRMIRHLVPAMRERGWGRVVTVGGGLASQPMDSHPQYNATLAARHNLAVSLARELKGTGVTSNVVSPGAILVDATRELVTQIGPARGWGATWEEIRPNAVDALIPNDQGRFGEPDEIAAAVAYLCSAYAQYVSGATLRVDGGLIRSAF; encoded by the coding sequence ATGAACCTCGATCTCATCGGCAAGCGCGCGCTGGTCACCGGCTCCAGCGCCGGCCTCGGCGAGGCGACCGCCAGGATGCTGGCGGCGGAGGGCGCGGCCGTCGTGGTCCACGGGCGGAACCGGGACCGGGCGGAGGCCGTCGCGGCGGCGATCCGCGAGGCCGGCGGCACGGCCACCACGGCACTGGGCGACCTCGCCACCGACGAGGGCGCCGCCGAGGTCGCCCGCGCGGCGACGGCCGGCGGCCCGGTGGACATCCTCGTCAACAACGCCGGCTTCTACCGGCACGTGTCCTGGGCGGAGGCGACGCCCGCCGAATGGAGCGACACCTACAACGTCAACGTCGTCTCCGGCGTCCGGATGATCCGGCACCTGGTCCCGGCGATGCGCGAGCGCGGCTGGGGGCGGGTCGTCACCGTCGGGGGCGGCCTGGCCTCGCAGCCGATGGACAGCCACCCGCAGTACAACGCCACGCTGGCCGCCCGCCACAACCTCGCGGTCTCGCTGGCCCGCGAACTCAAGGGCACCGGTGTGACCTCGAACGTCGTCTCGCCCGGCGCGATCCTGGTCGACGCGACGCGCGAGCTCGTCACGCAGATCGGGCCCGCCCGCGGCTGGGGCGCCACGTGGGAGGAGATCCGGCCGAACGCGGTCGACGCACTCATCCCCAACGACCAGGGCCGGTTCGGCGAGCCCGACGAGATCGCGGCGGCGGTGGCGTACCTGTGCAGCGCCTACGCCCAGTACGTCAGCGGGGCCACCCTCCGCGTCGACGGCGGCCTCATCCGCTCCGCCTTCTGA